CTAGGTGTTACCCAAAATGGTTCTGTTTTCGTTAAATTCTTATCAAATGGAATCGCCCAGTTTCCTTTAAAATAAACGGCATTAACCAGTACCAATCGTGTTAGATTATTTAGAGCATTTGGAGGAATTAATTCATTAATTTTATTTCGAGTTTGTTCAGCAACCCATTGATTAATAGTGTTTCGTGCAGCCTGTGGATCTTTCTCATAATCAACGGCTGTAATTTTGACCTGATAATATTTATCTAATAGTGCTAAAAAACTTTCGAGAAAAGGATATTTAATTTGAGGATATAGAGAATTAGCACTCAGGAGCAAAACATCATCGCTCTGTTGTCCTGCCTTTAATTGCCTTTCTAAGTCAGAAAATGCGACATGAAATTCTTCGCCTGGTGAAAAGCCAAAGACTTGAGCAATTTGTTGTTCTGTCTGTCCTCGTGCACCTGCATAGGTCATCGCAAATGCAGTAGAAATACTATAGGGAGAAAAGAACAGGTTTCCTTCTGTCCCTTGCAGGGTTTGATAAAAATTCAGTGCAAAGATATTATTTCTATTTGCCATTTCCTTAACTCTAGGAGAAACTTTTGTTTCAAGGGTTTGAGCATAACTGCTTTGCTGAAATACCGGATTTATGAGAGAACTGGATAAAATCAGAGTTGGAATAC
The window above is part of the Planktothrix sp. FACHB-1365 genome. Proteins encoded here:
- a CDS encoding serpin family protein; amino-acid sequence: MATPIPYPNKSRESRTKIQGLKLLRFLLLLSIPTLILSSSLINPVFQQSSYAQTLETKVSPRVKEMANRNNIFALNFYQTLQGTEGNLFFSPYSISTAFAMTYAGARGQTEQQIAQVFGFSPGEEFHVAFSDLERQLKAGQQSDDVLLLSANSLYPQIKYPFLESFLALLDKYYQVKITAVDYEKDPQAARNTINQWVAEQTRNKINELIPPNALNNLTRLVLVNAVYFKGNWAIPFDKNLTKTEPFWVTPSRRIQVPMMQQKKRVGYTETEEVQVLELPYVGNNLSLIILLPRKINGLTELEKKLTVENLSNWIESVDQQNVEVSLPRFQVNFQSELSNTLAQMGVTDAFNQDNANFSGMDGQENWLSIKKVFHQAFIDVNEEGSEATAATGVSMGVRSRPPSFEANHPFIFLIRENHTGNIMFLGRLVNPEI